Genomic segment of Candidatus Bathyanammoxibius amoris:
TTCCGAAAAATATCTTTTGTTACCCGACACAAATTTGGGCGGCGTGTTCACATGCATAAGATTCAACTTTAAGATTGTTTGGTTACTGGCTTACATGCTTACCTTCTACCCGGCGGATACTGATGTCTTTTAATTACCTGCTCCTTGCCCCTATGCGCTGCCTTATTGCAGCCAGAATCATATCCTTGGGTGGGTAGTCGTAAAATTTGTCCTTCCAGAAATAGGGCCGGCAACTGCACAGGCTGAATTTCTCAACACCTGCAGCCTCTGGCTCAATATCGACATCATTAATCCTTATGGTTGGCGAGCCAATAAATCTACATTCTTCCGCCTCCACCTGGCTATTTACAAGAATGACCTCATATCTTACAGGTAATCCCGCTTCTTCCAAGGCTCCTTCCAGTTCACTCATAGCCTTTTGATAACTGTGACAGTCCAGTGCATGTAAAAGTTGAATATTCAGTGTCATAAACGCGCACCTATTCCTTATCTTTTGCCCGAAGAATTTACTGCTGTAGTCCCTTTATAGCCCTTCTTCTCCAAAACTGCCAGGAGTTCTGAGGAAGGCACCATACCGAATAAGGGCGTGCTTGACCATGAAGGATGTTGTGTTAAGCCGGCGTAAAAACCTTGGACTATTTTAAGGGTAACCCTACTGTTCTCTAATCCATAACAAAAGGGTTGGTTCCCCTGTCGGCCTCTTCCCTATCAGAGACGCCGTCTCCGTCGGCGTCTCCCGTCAAAAAACGGGCGGGCTTATACTGCCAGGACTCGAACAGGTCTCCTTGATCAATAAAATGCAAATCAGGCGCCCCTCTCCTGTCTATAAAAC
This window contains:
- a CDS encoding DUF2703 domain-containing protein; the encoded protein is MSELEGALEEAGLPVRYEVILVNSQVEAEECRFIGSPTIRINDVDIEPEAAGVEKFSLCSCRPYFWKDKFYDYPPKDMILAAIRQRIGARSR